The following are encoded together in the Vigna angularis cultivar LongXiaoDou No.4 chromosome 9, ASM1680809v1, whole genome shotgun sequence genome:
- the LOC108346398 gene encoding uncharacterized protein LOC108346398 gives MDEERIKVVVHHSGNFVSDDNGKLKFEGERAEWSCDPDLLSYFGIVASVKELGHMDIKELWYGLGGQSVHPDRLELLTDDRGVMHMLNIARLNDEVHLYVVHNMMEPEIIEMIDWVGGQVDDEGDVARQVEEVEVEVVRDGQLGTEMVEGEGDTHEGDVEVHTEVGTEMVEGEGDAQDGDGLDHTAVGRKMVEGEDDAHEGEGDGYEGDGEDHSDVGTKRVEGEGEGDGEDHSDGGTKMVEGEGEGDGQDHSDAHEDVEIHHVEEAEVHDVDDFELEDYGEDDDVEDSEGDAHQAETEDEDVDRSEGSLIDVSVHCDIGTSKGNVGEQASSALLESERSTDNEFIHDMCGLSDNEWLSEELFSGSDSEDNHVRTKIRFPTFSMPKTLVGYKWEVGTYFTEKNEFTDAIRTYALSNGRSLKFIKNDKKRISVKCLGGRGNCKWYAYCSFRTDVSAWQLRKVFDVHNCNRDFNVKLMNSKWLSQRMEKTVRENPTMKVMDIRDKVTRKWNVGISRNMAFRARAMARDKVEGSFKDQYRRLHDYGHELLKTNPGTIVQIKVDNSNGEVIFQRFYACLKACKDSFICCRPIIGLDGCFLKSKYGGELLTAVGIDGNDQMMPIAYAIVEVENKDSWTWFLEHLIEDLGGAAVCAGCTFISDQQKGLLPAIQDLLPGVEQRFCVRHLYSNFRKKFPGKNLKRLMWRAATATHPQQWETEMRNIRDINLDAFKYLLAIPPRFWSRSRFTSRSQCDTLVNNMCEVFNSVLVDSRSKPIISMLKDIRVYIMKRWAANRTKITSYQGSICPKVFNRFQKESWLTRYLLLRWSREKLFEVKHLSEFGQQFVVNVDNMDCTCRKWAITGIPCTHAITAMKFLNINAEEYIGHWFRKSTYEETYNTIINPINGQHVWDVTPYADILPPKKRTMPRRPKKKRRLEDWELKKNNSELRKGGQRKTCAIYKELGHNRKGCPQRPPTVEVPTAQSVQVTQPPATHVPISHQTTMPLSDE, from the exons ATGGATGAGGAACGTATTAAGGTGGTGGTCCACCATTCTGGAAATTTTGTGAGTGATGATAATGGGAAGTTAAAATTTGAAGGAGAGAGAGCAGAATGGTCTTGTGATCCAGACTTGTTGAGCTATTTTGGCATAGTAGCGTCAGTCAAAGAATTAGGTCATATGGACATCAAAGAATTATGGTACGGTTTAGGAGGTCAGTCTGTGCACCCAGATAGGTTAGAATTATTAACTGATGATAGGGGTGTCATGCACATGTTGAACATTGCTaggttaaatgatgaagttcatCTGTATGTGGTTCATAATATGATGGAACCagaaataatagaaatgatTGATTGGGTTGGTGGTCAAGTTGATGATGAAGGTGATGTTGCAAGACAAGTGGAGGAGGTTGAGGTTGAGGTTGTTCGTGATGGTCAACTTGGAACAGAAATGGTGGAGGGTGAGGGGGATACCCATGAGGGTGATGTTGAGGTCCATACTGAAGTTGGAACAGAAATGGTGGAGGGTGAGGGGGATGCCCAGGATGGTGATGGTCTGGATCATACTGCAGTAGGAAGAAAAATGGTTGAGGGTGAGGATGATGCCCATGAGGGTGAAGGTGATGGGtatgagggtgatggtgaggatCATAGTGATGTTGGTACAAAAAGGGTTGAGGGTGAGGgtgagggtgatggtgaggatCATAGTGATGGTGGTACAAAAATGGTTGAGGGTGAGGGTGAGGGTGATGGTCAGGATCATAGTGATGCCCATGAGGATGTTGAGATCCATCATGTAGAGGAAGCTGAGGTACATGATGTAGATGATTTTGAGCTAGAGGATTATGGAGAGGATGATGATGTAGAAGACAGTGAGGGTGATGCACATCAGGCAGAGACTGAGGACGAAGATGTAGATAGAAGTGAAGGAAGTCTAATTGATGTCAGCGTGCATTGTGACATTGGGACTTCTAAAGGAAATGTGGGAGAACAAGCTTCCAGTGCCTTACTTGAGTCTGAACGGTCAACAGATAATGAATTTATTCATGATATGTGTGGGTTGTCTGACAATGAGTGGTTATCAGAGGAGTTGTTTAGTGGATCAGATAGTGAGGACAATCATGTGAGGACTAAGATAAGGTTTCCCACTTTTAGTATGCCTAAAACTTTGGTGGGTTATAAATGGGAAGTAGGAACCTATTTTActgagaaaaatgaattcacaGATGCCATAAGGACTTATGCACTAAGTAATGGgagaagtttaaaatttattaagaatgacAAGAAAAGGATTTCTGTCAAGTGCTTGGGTGGAAGAGGAAATTGTAAATGGTATGCGTATTGTTCCTTTAGGACTGATGTAAGTGCATGGCAACTGAGAAAAGTGTTTGATGTTCACAACTGTAATAGAGATTTCAATGTAAAGTTGATGAATTCAAAGTGGTTGAGTCAAAGGATGGAGAAAACTGTGAGAGAAAATCCTACAATGAAGGTCATGGACATTAGGGACAAAGTTACTAGGAAATGGAATGTAGGAATTTCAAGAAATATGGCGTTTAGGGCAAGAGCAATGGCAAGAGATAAGGTTGAAGGATCATTCAAGGATCAATATAGAAGACTTCACGATTATGGTCATGAGCTGCTGAAAACAAATCCAGGAACAATAGTACAAATTAAAGTTGATAACAGTAATGGTGAGGTCATATTCCAAAGATTTTATGCATGCTTGAAGGCATGCAAGGATAGCTTCATTTGTTGTAGACCTATTATTGGCTTGGATGGATGCTTTCTGAAAAGCAAGTATGGAGGGGAGTTACTAACAGCAGTGGGAATAGATGGAAACGACCAAATGATGCCCATAGCATATGCTATTGTTGAggtagaaaacaaagactccTGGACTTGGTTCTTGGAGCACCTTATTGAGGACCTTGGTGGGGCAGCTGTATGTGCAGGATGCACATTTatttcagaccaacaaaag GGTCTTTTGCCAGCAATCCAAGATCTTCTACCTGGTgtagaacaaagattttgtgttagacatttatattcaaacttcaGAAAAAAATTTCCTGGAAAAAACCTTAAACGTCTCATGTGGCGGGCAGCAACAGCAACACACCCACAACAATGGGAGACTGAAATGAGGAATATTAGAGACATAAATTTAGACGCATTTAAATATCTGCTTGCCATCCCACCTAG GTTTTGGTCAAGATCTAGATTCACCTCTAGATCACAATGTGACACTCTTGTGAACAACATGTGTGAGGTCTTTAATAGTGTGCTAGTTGATAGTAGGTCTAAGCCTATTATTAGCATGCTAAAAGACATAAGGGTTTACATAATGAAGAGATGGGCTGCCAACAGGACAAAGATCACATCATATCAAGGTTCAATCTGCCCCAAGGTTTTTAACAGATTTCAGAAGGAGTCCTGGTTAACTAGATATTTGTTACTAAG GTGGtcaagagaaaaattatttgaagtgaaACATCTTTCAGAATTTGGTCAGCAATTTGTTGTGAATGTTGACAACATGGACTGCACATGTAGAAAATGGGCAATTACTGGCATTCCGTGTACTCATGCCATCACTgcaatgaaatttttgaatataaatgcagAAGAATACATTGGCCACTGGTTTAGGAAGTCTACTTATGAAGAGACTTACAACACAATAATTAACCCTATCAATGGACAACATGTCTGGGATGTTACACCCTATGCAGATATATTACCACCAAAGAAGAGGACAATGCCAAGAAGGCCCAAGAAGAAACGAAGACTAGAGGAttgggagttgaagaagaataaCAGTGAATTAAGAAAGGGTGGGCAGAGGAAAACATGTGCCATCTACAAAGAACTTGGACACAACAGAAAAGGCTGTCCACAAAGACCTCCAACAGTAGAGGTTCCTACAGCCCAATCTGTACAAGTCACCCAACCTCCAGCAACACATGTTCCTATTAGTCACCAAACAACTATGCCTTTATCTGATGAATGA